The Aspergillus oryzae RIB40 DNA, chromosome 5 genome segment CAGCTCGTTGTCGGTCGAAGCGCATCCggcaatgaagaagagggaggcaTAACGACGGTAAACAACCTTGCTGTCTGACAACAAATGTCGGTTAGGGGGGGTTGTGGAATGGCAAGTATATATGTGGCTGGACCCGTACCCTTATACTCGAGGAAGTTGCACATCTTTGTCCGACGGGACAGGACGAGTTGGGTCACATCTTTGATGATCTTAGCCTTCTCCTTAGGAGAAAGAGTTGTGAACCATTTTGCCAGGCGCTGAGAGAAAGAATTCAGTCAGATCCAGCCGGACTTCCGGACCGGTCAAAAAGTTGGGTGGGCCACGAGGGTAAACGAACCACTTTGCCCTGACGGGAGAGGAGAATCAAGTAGCTAGATGGGGAAATTAGCGCACTCCCTTTGCCAACAATTGGCAGGGCAAGCTCACTGGATAGCCATTGTGTGCGGTGGGTGTGTGATGGTTGATGAGGGGAGCGAAAAGGCCACGAAaaggagttggtggagggaaCGCAATTAAACACACTCGCaagagcttctggagaaaTTCTTGCACGGGCCGCGCGGAGGGGGTTTTTTGGCTACTTTCTCTCACACTGCCCCGCCTGTCAGGAACaccttcattttctccttaTAATTTCACTTGTCCTTCATTCAATTTGCTTGATTTTCTAATATTCTAGGAAACCTTCAGGAAACAATTCTCACGGCACATACCCGGCCTCGTTTCTCAACCCCACCAATTGTACATAAATACACAATGCAAACTTTCGGtcaaaacaaacaacaacaaaatcaCACTGAGAAGTCTTCACACTTGACCCATGCTCCGAAATGTAGTCTCATATCGATACACGTGGGATCCTATTTCTTCCTACGCCAAGAGACAGATGTTCGGTAGTTTCACGCTAAGCTTTAGAGCAGCACTTGAACCCAGTCGAAACGATTGGCCGCACTTTGGATGTCAACATGACCGGAGTGCATCCAGTAATAGATAAAAGCAATCAAAACAACAAATTCCTCTTTAGTTCAATTTCTAGTTAAGGTATCGAACATACCCATTGCACTTAACAAGTCCGAAGAAAGCCACTTCATGCTTCGATTGGCGCTGAGACGACAAAGGAGTATTCAAGTTTGGGGCATCCATACCTCAACTATTGAACTCAAAGATCAAAGCCCGACAGGGCAGATGCCGGAGTATATCAGAATGGTATAATGTCGGCTGAGTGTTCATAAAATTGGCTTAATTGCTACAACGAAACAGTGAAGTGGGGCATTACTCGATTTGTCTTCCTGCGTAGAACTCTGGCAACAAGAAATATATTTCACCATACCCACTATACTCAGGGCCCATATCCCAATCGAATACACCCACACCATATAAGGcaacatacggagtataataTGCCCCATATAGCCCACTGATCCTGTTCACTAGCTAAACCATGTTGAATCCCTCATCCCTACATAGTTAAATCCTGTATCTGACTGTAAGCCCATAGTCCGCTCTTGATCACACACCCAGTCAATAGTCCCCCGGCGAAAAGAGCCACACTAAGACACACCAGCTCAAGATGCCCTATATCTGTGATATCATAGAAAGTATCATTCAAATATGGAGGATACTTGCACGCCTTCCGAGGCCGATTGTCTTCACCGGAGCTgtatttctctctcccgATCGTTTTGCCCACGCGCGGGATATGTTTGAAGTCAAAACGAGTGCGCTCTCGTAGCACTATCCCCTGATACAAGAGGTCTCGTGAGAGCTGGTATATAAAACTTAGCACAACTAAATCACTCAGGACGCGAGACTTGTAAAATATACCTTGATCATAAAACCATCAAACATAGGAATCGTCCGTTGCAGCCAAGCAAGCCCTAGAACAAGAACACTGTAACCGGCAAACATAAAGTAGTATAAGAACCCGGGCTTCCCGAGCTCAAGCTCGTCGCAGATCTCGTCCCCGTTGATCCACCGACTACCAGCCTCGATGAACTTCCTCGAGACATGGAACGGGGCAGGGAGGTTCGACACGCATTCGACAAAGTTATAAGCGACCACGCGTGACGTCTCCGTGGTATGCAGCTCGTGGGCGACCATACTCTCCATTGtgtgcttgctcttctccaccgtctcGAAGTATGATGTTGGTGTTCCGAGAAGGTAACCAAGGTATCGAAAGAGGGCGATGTAGTCTTTGACTTCATCGGGGGAAGGGTTGATCTTAAACCTAGGCAGTTGGAGCCACATTGGATTGCAGCAGAAAGTACTGATGGAGTGGATACTATCTAATGTGTTGACGGGAGCACCATAATGGTCAATATCGAAGTAGTGAGGTTTTGTGCGACATAGATGCAGGATACGCTGTCGGACGGATGAATGGAGAAGTCGGACCCGGACGGTTGCAATATGGCCTTCGCCGCCAGGTTGGATGGTAGCGAGGTTGTGAGTGACTTGGATCAACCATTGGAAGGTCTCGAGTAATCTTTTTAGCAACATACGGGTCGAGAAGCTGCCAGTCCGGACGAGGACTTCCACGACGCTGGAGGCCGCCTTAACGTAGAATCCTAGTCAGTCGTACACTGTTCAATGGATTTCCTAATGGTCAAAAGGAGTATTACAGAATTTTCTGCCACAAATCACTGTAATGCAAAGCCAACAATGTTGGCAATTATATAGCGATGCAAAAACCGCTGGCCTCGCTCAAGTTGCTCCCAGTTAACCCAGTCTGGGACTGTATGAGTTTCGTTCCAGAATCGAGTTAAGACCGCATCCTTCCTATGATGGTCTCGGAGAATAGTGTAAAGATCATTTGAAGGAGGACTGGTCCCTTTTGCTTTGCTATCTTCTAGCAATGAAGATCGTATAAACTGAAGCCGTTCCAGGGCAGCAGCACCCAATGTATCAAACTGCTGACGCAGAGGCTCTGTCTTCTCTCTGGCGAGATGGCTATCCGTCCAAGTAAAAGAGTAGCCCCATTTGCGGACATGGTCGCCAGGGCTAGAGTTAGGGGGTAGAGTGGTGTTCATATCGTTAATGACTTGAGGAAAAACTCGAGTATATCAATGTAAACAAAGCTGGGAGCATTTTCGGGCTATTGAGGGCAGAATGCTGGAATTTATGCTCATCTACTTGCTATAGAGCCAATATTACATCTGCACTGTCAAGTTCAGACGACATCCGGCCGAATCTGTCCTTCTACACATCCCCAGAACGACCCAAGCTCTGTTATGCCCCCACATTCGTCAGGCTTTAGTGCCATGAAGTGCGCTGTGTATGACAAATGTTAGTTTTGCATTCGGAGGCCATCCGAGACCAGAAAGAGAGATTATAAACTTCGCAGATCAGCCCCGATCGTCATTGCAGTCCAATCGTGTGGAACTACGTATAGGGATCAAGGTGTTGTATTGCTTTTTCCGAGGAGGACATTGGCCAACATTGCATTGGCTGACGGGAGGATGGGATGATAAGAAAATCCTATGAAAGAAATCGATATCCACGCGCAACTATACGTGGCTGTACCATTCCACTGGAACTGCACACAGAACCATGACTTGGTCGATGCTCCATAAAGCGCGCTAAATCCATTAATGGTGAACGGTTCCCCACTCGACAGAGTCAACCATCGTGTCGGAGGCCGGATAAGAGATCCGCTCAGGCCTATAATTCAATAGATCGAATTAGTTTGAGGCAACAATAAAGTCTCAGATATGGCTTGAATAAGGAACCACGATCATCATGAACGAGATCCCGATCTAAAGATCGATAGTGCAGGATCATCAGCCACTGTGGCGAAGTACTTGCGGTAATATTGGGATAATCATTAGTGAACTATATGACTATCAACTAatccaccttctttcttttgtctgcAGGTAGCAGAATTCGGTAATGGACTTTCCTGGAAAACACATAATCGATGTAACCCGTGGCCCGGGATTGTCTTTTCTAGGTAGACCTTGACATCATTCAGGGTTTTCTGCGCATTTGGCAATGGTTCAAGGGATGACTAGTCTTGCTTGGAAAATGAGTATCATCATAATCGCAGTATTTAAGGGCGGTAGCAGCTAACAGGGTacctgttttctttcactaATTAGAGGCTGTCTCAATTTGCACACCAATTTTTCATTGGGTTTTTGTCTTTACCATGGAGATCCCACGACTTTCTGACGAATTGATATTGCCAATGGGGAAGAATGCGCGTCGAGATGCCCATGTGTCCGTACGCCTTCCTAACATGTTTGTGCTCTTCTTATCAGAAAAGCCAGCAACGAACACGTATTATGAGAGGGTAAAAGAGGAGTCCGAGTTATGGATAGCAAGGTCAGTATGTCCTCCAGAAGAAACAACATGCAGCGCTAAACGGGTGCATTGCAGAATATGTGCATTTGGCGACAGGACTCGAAGGGTTATCACAAACTGTGATTTTTCGTACTTTTGCTCAATCGTAGTACCAGATGCTTCGCGTTTGGAATTTCAGACGATATGCGATTGGGGCAACTGGGTATGTGTATTAACCCTGACACGATAAATGCCCTTTGAAGGTATCACTGCTAACCTGTGCCGTTTGGTATCGCAACCAGGTCTTCCCGTTTGATGATAGTGAGCTTTGCGGTGATTGTCTTTCTGGTCAAAATACTAAGCCATATCTCTCCAGTGTTCGACAATGGAGGCCTAAAGGATGACCCCATACAAGCTCAACAATTGGTCAACAGTCTCCTAAATGGTATGCAGGATGATAGGACTGTGTCAGACGATAGCGAAGAGCACCCTCTGGTTCAAGTCCATAATTCCGTATGGCGTCGCCTTGCCAAGGTAAGTACCGGCTactttcttgcctttttctGCTTGCCAGGAGAGATTTGCTAACCTGCATAGGCTACTCCAATCGGTATGATCCTTAACGCTGCGACACCCGTGGCCCCGACTAATGAATATTCAAGGTGTCCGTCGCAGGTTTGCAAAGGCGATGAGAGATTATTGTAACGGAGCCATCGAACAAGTTCATAGTTGTTCTAGGGGTGAATACCCCACACTCGACGAGATGCTCGCATTACGCAGACAGTCTGCCGGAGTTTCACCTCTCTTTGCCCTAGTTGAGTACGTCCCCGCAGTCACTCAAGGTATATTCACGCAATACCGTTAACACTGAGCAGGTATGGTCACAAACTCCATATCCCAGACTCAGTCTTCGAGACTAGAAGCATcaaagagatagaaagaataGGAATTGACCTAGTCCTACTGTGAGTGTTGACCCAAAAGAGAGATGGACTGAAAACTCAACGACCATAGTCAAAACGACATTCTCTCGTATTGCAAAGAAGAGGTCAGTACCTATGAAAGATCTACAAAGCCAGTTCGTCCGGGATATCTCTGCTGACGTACTGGAATTGTAGAAAGAAGGTGTAGCTCATAACATGGTTGCCATTTGTCGACGAGCGGGAATGCCCGCACAGATGGCCTTTGACCACATTGGTGGTATGCTCCTTTCTTGTTATCATGACTGGTACCTTGCGCTAGCAGACCTACCCAGTTGGGGCCAGAGTGTCGATTCGGAGGTCCAACAATACATTCGTGGAGTACAAAATGTTGTCAAAGCTAATCTTCACTGGAGGTGAGTGACGACCGACTGCAAGTTATTATGACGGCATCCTGGCTCGACACTAATGTTTAAACAGCTTTCGTTCCGGACGGTACTTTGGAGAGGCGAATGAAGAGGTCCGAAAGACCGGCATCGTAACCGTGCAGCCACAGAGTGCCGATGTTGAGCTATCAATTCTCTAAGGCTGTGTGCAGGGCTGTCTTCCTGGTTTAAGGCGTTTATAAATTGATCAGTTTCAATTGTATGACATTTGGATACAGCCAGTGTTATGAGTGCTTGAAAGAGAGCACCAGTGGGGCGAGAATCGTGACTCAAGAGCTATCAGATCGATTGAACGTAAAGGGAAATTTGACCCTCCACTTTGCTATACTACCTATACACGTGTTCATACGTAGTTCACACCTGTGTCTACAACTGATTATAGGAAAATTAAAATCAAGCTTCATATAACATTACGATATTCGAACATACAGCAAAACAGATACAAAACTCCAACCTTCTCCGATTCACCCAatcattctccatctcttgTTATTCATTATACTCCATATCCATCCCGCTCTTAGCTTCCTGCCAACAGCTAGAGAGAATATACAAAAACAATTCCACAACTCCATCACCAAGCCCTAGAGTATTATTAACTGATGTATGTAATTAGTATAGAAATGCTGGAATAGTCATTTTTCACATTGCCGCGAGGTACGGTTGGTCGTTCTCATAAATTGACGGCGTTTTCAAGGCGTTTGACAACGTATACATGTCCTGCAATTATTGACTAAGAACATGAAGTATTGACTCATGTCTAGTCGCACAGGTAAGATCATAGAATACCAAGCAGCTGGCACCGTAGATCCTGCGGAAAGCAACACGGTTAGTTCTTTATAGCAGATTCCCAAACATGACCACCTTACCCTACTCCCTAGGCTTCCTCTCTTTAGACCTGGGCCATGCTGGGACGGGCTCCACGGGCGGGACCCGTCCGGGGGCGAAGGTTGACGGATCGGCGGGCGGCCAAGGATGAAAGGGCGATGGAAGCCGTGTATCCAGCCCAGGCGAGCCAAAGGAAGGCAGTGGATGCCTGCGCCTCACGGCAACGTTTCTCGCGGTGCACGGAGCCATTGGTAATCTCGTTGTTGAGAGTGTATTCCTAGATGATCGACAATCAGCCGGTGGATCTCAATAGTGGGTGGGTCTGCCGATAGCACGAATCCTGCTGCGATCGATGTGCATCTCAGATCCCGAGCTTCATTGATCACACGTACGTTGTTGCTGCAGCTGTGGGCCTCGAGCCTAGCGGCCAATGCGATACCGGCCGTAAGGAAGAAAATCGCATTGAGAGTGTCCAAGACGATCATGATGATCGGGTGGATCGCCCAGTCGAGATTAAAGGACGCTGGCACCAAGTAGAACAGCGAGAACATGGAAAATGCCGACACAAACATGGCATAGTTGACGGTCGCAGGGTTTCCGCTAAATGAATCGGCGATCATGTTACCAACGAGGGCCATGACCAGCAGGGTCCATAGGAACTGTTTCAAAGCGCATCTTGTTAGATAATTCTGTGGTACTAGGTGCGATATTGGGACTCCCGTCACTATCAAGAGCGACATACCTCCCACAGCCGAAGGCCGAGCTGAATCGCGTTCATAGCCATTTCGACAGCTTAGGCTTTGTATACGTTGGTGAATACGTTTAGTCTCGGACAGTCGCGTACGGTGAACCGCGTCGATTGTGTAGGGTATTCGCAGCAGAGAGAAACTGTCTCAGGCGCTAAAAAGGCGCAATGTTTGTGGAGCTAGTCGAAGATAGATTGGCAAAAGTAAAAAGGATTCTAgggatgatggggttgaTATTGTATGAGCGGAATGTTCGGGAGGGCGGGCGATGACGATATGCTGCGGGATGGCTGCGACGTCATGCGAATCATGAAATCACCACCAAcgcaaataaaaaaaaaaatttctAAATGGATAGTGGATTAGCAACCACTCTCTGAGAGAAAGAGTTACTAAATGATGGTATCCTACATTATATACTACCTAGTTCACCTCGGAGAATATCCAACCGCGCCTCCTTGAGAAACAGTTGTCAGGCATTTCTGCAGTGCCTATCACTTATTCTTAGCGCTGGCCTGCTATAGTATACATCCTATAACAACAAAATATCAGAGAAGCGCCTCATG includes the following:
- a CDS encoding MARVEL domain-containing protein (predicted protein) — protein: MAMNAIQLGLRLWEFLWTLLVMALVGNMIADSFSGNPATVNYAMFVSAFSMFSLFYLVPASFNLDWAIHPIIMIVLDTLNAIFFLTAGIALAARLEAHSCSNNLGI
- a CDS encoding uncharacterized protein (predicted protein), with translation MNTTLPPNSSPGDHVRKWGYSFTWTDSHLAREKTEPLRQQFDTLGAAALERLQFIRSSLLEDSKAKGTSPPSNDLYTILRDHHRKDAVLTRFWNETHTVPDWVNWEQLERGQRFLHRYIIANIEIH
- a CDS encoding oxygenase MpaB family protein (predicted protein), which produces MLLKRLLETFQWLIQVTHNLATIQPGGEGHIATVRVRLLHSSVRQRILHLCRTKPHYFDIDHYGAPVNTLDSIHSISTFCCNPMWLQLPRFKINPSPDEVKDYIALFRYLGYLLGTPTSYFETVEKSKHTMESMVAHELHTTETSRVVAYNFVECVSNLPAPFHVSRKFIEAGSRWINGDEICDELELGKPGFLYYFMFAGYSVLVLGLAWLQRTIPMFDGFMIKCYESALVLTSNISRAWAKRSGERNTAPVKTIGLGRRASILHI
- a CDS encoding uncharacterized protein (predicted protein), whose protein sequence is MVAICRRAGMPAQMAFDHIGGMLLSCYHDWYLALADLPSWGQSVDSEVQQYIRGVQNVVKANLHWSFRSGRYFGEANEEVRKTGIVTVQPQSADVELSIL